A window of Mus pahari chromosome 7, PAHARI_EIJ_v1.1, whole genome shotgun sequence contains these coding sequences:
- the Otub2 gene encoding ubiquitin thioesterase OTUB2 isoform X1, which produces MSETSFNLISEKCDILSILRDHPENRIYQRKIQELSKRFTSIRKTKGDGNCFYRALGYSYLESLLGKSREILKFKERVLQTPNDLLAAGFEEHKFRNFFNAFYSVVELVEKDSSVSSLLKVFNDQSSSDRIVQFLRLLTSAFIRNRADFFRHFIDEEMDIKDFCTHEVEPMAMECDHVQITALSQALNIALQVEYVDEMDTALNHHVFPEAAIPSVYLLYKTSHYNILYAAEKH; this is translated from the exons ATG agtGAAACATCTTTCAACTTAATATCAGAAAAATGTGACATTCTATCCATTCTTCGGGATCATCCTGAAAACAGGATTTACCAGAGGAAAATCCAG GAACTCAGCAAAAGATTCACCTCGATCCGAAAGACCAAAGGAGACGGGAACTGCTTCTACAGGGCCTTAGGCTATTCCTACTTGGAGTCCTTGCTGGGCAAGAGCAGAGAGATCCTCAA GTTCAAAGAGCGTGTGCTACAGACCCCAAACGACCTTCTGGCTGCCGGCTTTGAGGAACACAAGTTCAGAAACTTCTTTAATGCT TTTTACAGTGTGGTCGAGCTGGTAGAGAAGGATAGCTCAGTGTCCAGCCTGCTGAAGGTGTTCAATGACCAGAGCTCCTCGGACCGGATCGTGCAGTTCCTACGCCTCCTCACGTCGGCCTTCATCAGGAACCGAGCTGACTTCTTCCGACATTTCATCGATGAGGAGATGGACATCAAAGACTTCTGCACTCAC GAAGTAGAGCCCATGGCCATGGAGTGTGACCACGTACAGATCACAGCCCTGTCGCAGGCACTCAACATTGCTCTGCAGGTTGAGTATGTCGACGAGATGGACACCGCTCTGAACCACCACGTGTTCCCTGAGGCTGCCATCCCTTCGGTTTATCTGCTCTATAAAACATCCCACTACAACATCCTTTACGCAGCCGAGAAACACTGA
- the Otub2 gene encoding ubiquitin thioesterase OTUB2 isoform X2 — protein sequence MALPSSLQDFIPHFHLRLHPHGLFCASSCRRSHTESSGKTPTLPSVLRLVLPTPKSPSVACSQLRRLFQHPPGRYPSCSHCPTPKPSCLQSETSFNLISEKCDILSILRDHPENRIYQRKIQELSKRFTSIRKTKGDGNCFYRALGYSYLESLLGKSREILKFKERVLQTPNDLLAAGFEEHKFRNFFNAFYSVVELVEKDSSVSSLLKVFNDQSSSDRIVQFLRLLTSAFIRNRADFFRHFIDEEMDIKDFCTHEVEPMAMECDHVQITALSQALNIALQVEYVDEMDTALNHHVFPEAAIPSVYLLYKTSHYNILYAAEKH from the exons ATGGCCCTTCCCTCCAGTCTCCAGGACTTCATTCCTCACTTCCATCTGAGGCTCCATCCTCACGGCCTCTTCTGTGCCAGTTCCTGCCGGCGTTCTCACACAGAATCTTCTGGGAAGACCCCCACTTTACCTTCTGTTCTCCGTCTTGTCTTACCCACTCCCAAATCGCCCTCGGTGGCCTGTTCACAGCTGCGAAGGCTGTTCCAGCATCCACCTGGGAGGTATCCCAGCTGTAGCCACTGCCCCACCCCGAAGCCTTCATGTCTGCAG agtGAAACATCTTTCAACTTAATATCAGAAAAATGTGACATTCTATCCATTCTTCGGGATCATCCTGAAAACAGGATTTACCAGAGGAAAATCCAG GAACTCAGCAAAAGATTCACCTCGATCCGAAAGACCAAAGGAGACGGGAACTGCTTCTACAGGGCCTTAGGCTATTCCTACTTGGAGTCCTTGCTGGGCAAGAGCAGAGAGATCCTCAA GTTCAAAGAGCGTGTGCTACAGACCCCAAACGACCTTCTGGCTGCCGGCTTTGAGGAACACAAGTTCAGAAACTTCTTTAATGCT TTTTACAGTGTGGTCGAGCTGGTAGAGAAGGATAGCTCAGTGTCCAGCCTGCTGAAGGTGTTCAATGACCAGAGCTCCTCGGACCGGATCGTGCAGTTCCTACGCCTCCTCACGTCGGCCTTCATCAGGAACCGAGCTGACTTCTTCCGACATTTCATCGATGAGGAGATGGACATCAAAGACTTCTGCACTCAC GAAGTAGAGCCCATGGCCATGGAGTGTGACCACGTACAGATCACAGCCCTGTCGCAGGCACTCAACATTGCTCTGCAGGTTGAGTATGTCGACGAGATGGACACCGCTCTGAACCACCACGTGTTCCCTGAGGCTGCCATCCCTTCGGTTTATCTGCTCTATAAAACATCCCACTACAACATCCTTTACGCAGCCGAGAAACACTGA